The following proteins are encoded in a genomic region of Pseudomonas sp. Os17:
- a CDS encoding serine/threonine transporter, translating to MTDVPTPAAEHPAVATPRDTATAHQGWSKHDTTWMLGLYGTAIGAGTLFLPINAGVGGFWPLIVLALLAFPMTFFAHRGLTRFVLSGRSGDITEVVEEHFGIGAGKLITLLYFFAIFPILLVYSVALTNTLGSFMEHQLHMTPPPRALLSLLLILGLMAIVRCGQGVIVRAMSLLVYPFVAALLLLALSLIPNWNGAFFASASEGMALPLFFKTLWLAIPVMVFSFNHSPIISAFAVDQKRQYGALAERKSSGILATAHGMMVLTVMFFCFSCVLALSPADLVAAKEQNISILSYLANHFQTPVIAYAAPLIALVAITKSFLGHYIGASEGFQGLIVKSLRSRGRVLSAGKLEKITALFMVLTCWAVATFNPSILGMIETLGGPVIACLLFLMPMYAIQRVPSLRQYSGQLSNLFVVLIGLIALSAIIYSFLP from the coding sequence ATGACCGATGTACCGACACCTGCTGCCGAACACCCTGCTGTAGCCACACCCCGCGACACCGCGACAGCCCACCAGGGCTGGAGCAAGCACGACACCACCTGGATGCTCGGCCTGTATGGCACCGCCATCGGCGCCGGCACCCTGTTCCTGCCGATCAACGCCGGGGTCGGGGGCTTCTGGCCGCTGATCGTGCTGGCGCTGCTGGCCTTTCCCATGACCTTCTTCGCCCACCGCGGCCTGACCCGCTTCGTCCTCTCCGGACGCTCCGGGGACATCACCGAAGTGGTCGAGGAACATTTCGGGATCGGCGCCGGCAAGCTGATCACCCTGCTGTACTTCTTTGCCATCTTCCCGATCCTGCTGGTGTACAGCGTGGCCCTGACCAACACCCTGGGCAGTTTCATGGAGCACCAGCTGCACATGACGCCACCGCCCCGGGCGCTGCTGTCGCTGCTGCTGATCCTCGGCCTGATGGCCATCGTGCGTTGCGGCCAGGGCGTGATCGTGCGGGCCATGAGCCTGCTGGTCTATCCGTTCGTCGCCGCCTTGCTGCTTCTGGCCCTGAGCCTGATCCCCAACTGGAACGGCGCCTTCTTCGCCTCGGCCAGCGAAGGCATGGCCCTGCCGCTGTTCTTCAAGACCCTGTGGCTGGCGATTCCGGTGATGGTGTTTTCCTTCAACCACTCGCCGATCATCTCGGCCTTCGCGGTGGACCAGAAGCGCCAGTACGGTGCCCTGGCCGAGCGCAAGAGCAGCGGCATCCTGGCCACTGCCCACGGCATGATGGTGCTGACGGTGATGTTCTTCTGCTTCAGCTGTGTGCTGGCCCTGTCGCCGGCGGACCTGGTGGCGGCCAAGGAACAGAACATCTCGATCCTGTCCTACCTGGCCAACCACTTCCAGACCCCGGTGATTGCCTACGCCGCGCCGCTGATCGCCCTGGTGGCCATTACCAAGTCGTTCCTGGGCCACTACATCGGCGCCAGCGAAGGCTTCCAGGGGCTGATCGTGAAAAGCCTGCGCAGCCGCGGCCGTGTCCTCTCGGCCGGCAAGCTGGAAAAGATCACCGCGCTGTTCATGGTCCTCACCTGCTGGGCCGTGGCCACCTTCAACCCAAGCATCCTCGGCATGATCGAAACCCTGGGCGGCCCGGTGATTGCCTGCCTGCTGTTTTTGATGCCGATGTACGCGATCCAGCGGGTGCCTTCACTGCGCCAGTACTCGGGCCAGCTGTCGAACCTGTTCGTGGTGTTGATCGGCCTGATCGCACTGTCTGCGATCATTTACTCGTTCCTGCCCTGA
- a CDS encoding L-serine ammonia-lyase, protein MAISVFDLFKVGIGPSSSHTVGPMRAAATFAQALFDQGLEQQVQRVQIRLYGSLSATGVGHATDRASVMGLMGQWPDSIDPSSINPCIAQLRESGQLLLGGRTPIAFDWQQDLLLLDESLPYHPNAMSLSASGEQGMLLEQTYYSVGGGFIIEAAQVEAGADAAASVELPYDFNSAAELLALCKTHKLRVGELMLANERAWRSDAEIRSGLLHIWSVMRECVEQGLRHEGTLPGGLDVPRRAAKLHRSLLEIGKPNVITSTLSAMEWVNLYALAVNEENAAGGRMVTAPTNGAAGIIPAVLHYYMKFNPQACDDDVVSFFLGAAAVGILCKKNASISGAEVGCQGEVGSACAMAAAGLAEVLGATPEQLENAAEIGLEHNLGLTCDPVGGLVQVPCIERNAIAAVKAINATQMALRGNGQHFISLDRVIRTMRDTGADMHDKYKETSRGGLAVSWVEC, encoded by the coding sequence ATGGCTATCAGTGTTTTCGATCTTTTCAAAGTCGGTATCGGCCCCTCCAGCTCCCACACCGTAGGCCCGATGCGCGCCGCCGCCACCTTCGCCCAGGCACTGTTCGACCAGGGCCTGGAGCAGCAGGTGCAGCGGGTGCAAATCCGCCTCTACGGCTCGCTGTCGGCCACCGGCGTCGGCCATGCCACCGACCGCGCCAGCGTCATGGGCCTGATGGGCCAATGGCCAGACAGCATCGACCCCAGCAGCATCAACCCTTGCATAGCGCAACTGCGCGAAAGCGGCCAACTGCTGCTGGGCGGACGCACGCCCATCGCCTTTGACTGGCAGCAGGACTTGCTGCTGCTGGACGAAAGCCTGCCCTACCATCCCAACGCCATGTCCCTGAGCGCCTCCGGCGAGCAGGGCATGCTGCTGGAGCAGACCTACTACTCGGTGGGCGGTGGCTTCATCATCGAGGCCGCCCAGGTCGAGGCCGGTGCCGACGCCGCCGCCAGCGTCGAATTGCCTTACGACTTCAACAGCGCCGCCGAACTGCTGGCCCTGTGCAAGACCCACAAGCTGCGGGTCGGCGAACTGATGCTGGCCAACGAACGGGCCTGGCGCAGCGATGCGGAAATCCGCAGCGGCCTGCTGCATATCTGGTCGGTGATGCGTGAGTGCGTCGAACAGGGCCTGCGCCACGAAGGCACCCTGCCCGGCGGCCTCGACGTCCCGCGGCGCGCCGCCAAGCTGCACCGCAGCCTGCTGGAAATCGGCAAGCCGAACGTCATCACCTCGACGCTCTCGGCCATGGAGTGGGTCAACCTCTACGCCCTGGCGGTGAACGAGGAAAACGCCGCCGGCGGCCGCATGGTCACCGCCCCCACCAATGGTGCGGCGGGGATCATTCCGGCGGTGCTGCACTACTACATGAAGTTCAATCCCCAGGCCTGTGACGACGACGTCGTGAGCTTTTTCCTCGGCGCCGCGGCCGTGGGCATCCTGTGCAAGAAGAACGCTTCCATCTCCGGCGCCGAAGTCGGTTGCCAGGGTGAAGTGGGCTCGGCCTGCGCCATGGCCGCCGCCGGCCTGGCGGAAGTTCTCGGCGCCACGCCCGAGCAACTGGAGAACGCTGCCGAGATCGGCCTGGAACACAACCTCGGCCTGACCTGCGACCCGGTGGGCGGCCTGGTGCAAGTGCCGTGCATCGAGCGCAACGCGATTGCCGCGGTGAAGGCGATCAACGCCACCCAGATGGCCCTGCGCGGCAACGGCCAGCATTTCATTTCCCTGGACCGGGTGATCCGCACCATGCGCGATACCGGCGCCGATATGCACGACAAATACAAAGAAACTTCACGGGGCGGCCTGGCGGTGAGCTGGGTGGAATGCTGA
- a CDS encoding LysR substrate-binding domain-containing protein, producing the protein MSRQFHAQTYVWLHVFSCAARHLSFTRCAEELHITPGAVSQQIRQLEERLGLRLFHRRPRGVELSAEGQRLALTVSEAYGSIDAELRRLDAGMISGTLRLRSIPSFLGKWLTPRLPRLQQRYPEIQLRLVAEDSSVALHEGDFDLAIDLNDGSYPGLQSTALLDEQIFPVCAPSLLRGRPPLHGPADLAHFPLLHDITAWRGSYEYAEWEFYLNAIGFEGADVRRGHTFNRNHLTIEAAIAGMGVAIARRTLLNDELERGTLIVPFGLAVPNHKRYVLLYAPGALSHPGVRAVHDWLVEEAEIFRGLHPLGEGQL; encoded by the coding sequence ATGAGTCGTCAGTTTCATGCCCAGACCTATGTCTGGCTGCATGTGTTTTCCTGTGCCGCGCGGCACCTGTCCTTCACTCGCTGTGCCGAAGAACTGCACATCACCCCCGGCGCGGTGAGCCAGCAGATTCGCCAGTTGGAAGAGCGCCTGGGGCTGCGCCTGTTTCATCGCCGGCCCCGGGGCGTCGAGCTGAGTGCCGAGGGCCAGCGGCTGGCGCTGACGGTGAGCGAGGCCTACGGCAGCATCGATGCGGAACTGCGGCGCCTGGACGCGGGAATGATCAGCGGCACCTTGCGCCTGCGTTCGATCCCGTCGTTCCTTGGCAAGTGGCTGACCCCGCGTCTGCCGCGGCTGCAGCAGCGTTATCCGGAGATCCAGCTGCGTCTGGTGGCCGAAGACAGCAGCGTGGCCCTGCACGAAGGCGACTTCGATCTGGCCATCGACCTGAACGACGGCAGCTACCCCGGTTTGCAATCCACCGCGCTGCTGGATGAGCAGATCTTTCCTGTGTGTGCCCCGAGCCTCTTGCGCGGCCGACCGCCGCTGCACGGCCCGGCAGACCTGGCGCATTTTCCGCTGTTGCACGACATCACCGCCTGGCGCGGCAGCTACGAATACGCCGAATGGGAGTTTTACCTCAATGCCATCGGTTTCGAGGGCGCGGACGTGCGCCGTGGCCATACCTTCAACCGCAATCACCTGACCATCGAGGCGGCGATTGCCGGCATGGGCGTGGCGATTGCCCGACGCACCCTGCTCAACGACGAGCTGGAGCGCGGCACCCTGATCGTGCCTTTCGGCCTGGCGGTGCCTAACCACAAGCGTTATGTGCTGCTCTATGCGCCGGGCGCGCTGAGTCATCCGGGCGTACGCGCGGTGCATGACTGGCTGGTGGAGGAGGCGGAGATTTTTCGCGGTCTGCACCCTCTGGGAGAGGGGCAATTGTGA
- a CDS encoding HPF/RaiA family ribosome-associated protein, with protein sequence MQIQVHSDNHIQSSLRMEEWVRSTVESTLERYEEDLTRVVVHLRDENGGKSGPDDMRCQLEARPKGHQPISVTHKADTLEQAIDGATIKLESALEHMFGKLRGKRAAAVPSSDGSEADALLEEEFLENQQAALNS encoded by the coding sequence ATGCAAATCCAAGTCCATAGCGATAACCATATTCAAAGCAGCCTTCGGATGGAGGAGTGGGTGCGCAGCACCGTTGAAAGCACGCTCGAACGCTACGAAGAAGATTTGACCCGGGTCGTGGTCCACCTGCGGGACGAGAACGGCGGCAAGTCGGGTCCGGACGATATGCGCTGCCAGCTGGAAGCCCGTCCGAAAGGTCACCAACCGATTTCCGTGACCCACAAGGCCGACACCCTGGAACAGGCCATCGATGGTGCCACCATCAAGCTGGAAAGCGCCCTGGAGCACATGTTCGGCAAACTGCGCGGCAAACGTGCGGCGGCCGTACCCAGCAGCGATGGCAGCGAGGCCGATGCCCTGCTTGAAGAAGAATTCCTGGAAAACCAACAGGCCGCGCTCAATAGCTGA
- the fecA gene encoding TonB-dependent Fe(3+) dicitrate receptor FecA, translating to MTEHPTRLTPLARTLRHLLLGASLSLASLPQVLAATTETKPYHIAPTSLESALNQFGRAAGVLISFGSEVTRGVKSRGLEGNYSPEQGLKALLQGTGLQARPEGQNAFSLQPASPETAPASVQLEASSVVGDWLGDARQGDVFEHPGARDVIRRDEFERQGATQARDVLNRIPGVNAPDNNGTGSHDMALNFGIRGLNPRLASRSTVLMDGIPVPFAPYGQPQLSFAPISMGNMDAVDVVRGGGAVRYGPQNVGGIVNFVTRAIPDTPTVKGGFQTETSPSSSHDGFKTSSNLLAGGTADNGLGGALLYSGTRGGDWREHSDTQIDDLILKGKYQLDEANSFNAMAQYYEGEADMPGGLNVADYKADPYQSTRPYDKFWGRRTMFNLGYRYQEDRREFSVNSFFTKTLRSGYLDQGSFLSLSPREYWVRGLETRFAQGFDLGDSSHEVGVGYRYINEAGHELRYRTPVTANQALPSSNSRNDRDTRGGTEAHAFFVDDRIDIGKWTLTPGIRYEMIESQQSNNLTHVKYQGDYNTALPALNVLYHLNESWNLYANTEGSFGSVQYSQMPNRVASGQVKPEKARTWELGTRYDDGTLRAEIGAFLINFDNQYDSNQTNDTVIARGETRHQGIESSINYALDGLDPALAGFNVYATYAYVDATIREDGPNQGNRVPFSSKHKGTLGVSYTEGPWKLNLDSSYQSSQFADNANTSRESADGSNGRIPGYMLFSTRAGYDFGPQLSDLNVAVGVKNIFNHQYFTRSFDDNNKGKYVGEPRTLYVQTSVAF from the coding sequence ATGACCGAGCACCCCACCCGCCTCACGCCCCTGGCCCGTACCCTGCGTCACCTGTTGCTGGGCGCCAGCCTGAGTCTTGCCAGCCTGCCCCAGGTCCTGGCCGCCACCACCGAGACCAAGCCCTACCACATTGCCCCGACCAGCCTGGAAAGCGCGCTGAACCAGTTCGGTCGTGCAGCCGGGGTGCTGATCTCCTTCGGCTCAGAGGTCACCCGTGGCGTGAAAAGCCGTGGCCTGGAAGGTAACTACAGCCCGGAACAGGGCCTCAAAGCCCTGCTGCAAGGCACCGGCCTGCAAGCCCGGCCCGAGGGCCAGAATGCCTTCAGCCTGCAACCGGCCAGCCCCGAGACAGCCCCGGCGTCGGTGCAACTGGAGGCTTCCAGCGTGGTCGGCGACTGGCTCGGCGATGCCCGGCAGGGCGATGTCTTCGAGCACCCCGGCGCCCGGGACGTGATCCGCCGGGACGAGTTCGAGCGCCAGGGCGCGACCCAGGCCCGGGACGTGCTCAATCGGATTCCCGGGGTCAATGCACCGGACAACAACGGCACCGGCAGCCACGACATGGCCCTGAACTTCGGCATCCGCGGCCTCAATCCGCGACTGGCCTCGCGCTCCACGGTGCTGATGGACGGCATCCCGGTGCCGTTCGCCCCCTACGGTCAGCCGCAGCTGTCGTTTGCCCCCATCAGCATGGGCAACATGGATGCCGTGGACGTGGTGCGCGGTGGTGGCGCGGTGCGCTACGGCCCGCAGAACGTCGGTGGCATCGTCAACTTCGTGACCCGGGCGATTCCCGACACACCGACGGTCAAGGGTGGTTTTCAGACCGAGACCAGCCCCTCCTCCAGCCACGACGGTTTCAAGACCAGCAGCAACCTGCTGGCCGGCGGCACCGCCGACAACGGCCTGGGGGGCGCCCTGCTGTATTCCGGCACCCGCGGCGGCGACTGGCGCGAACACAGCGACACACAGATCGACGACCTGATCCTCAAGGGCAAGTACCAGCTCGACGAGGCCAACAGCTTCAACGCCATGGCCCAGTACTACGAGGGTGAAGCGGACATGCCCGGCGGTCTGAACGTGGCGGACTACAAGGCCGACCCGTATCAGTCGACCCGCCCCTACGACAAGTTCTGGGGCCGGCGCACGATGTTCAACCTCGGCTATCGCTATCAGGAAGATCGCCGGGAGTTCAGCGTCAACAGCTTCTTCACCAAGACCCTGCGCAGCGGCTACCTGGACCAGGGCAGCTTCCTCTCCCTGTCGCCCCGGGAGTACTGGGTGCGAGGCCTGGAAACCCGCTTCGCCCAGGGCTTCGACCTGGGAGACAGCAGCCATGAAGTGGGCGTCGGCTATCGCTACATCAACGAAGCCGGGCATGAACTGCGCTACCGCACGCCGGTGACCGCCAACCAGGCACTGCCCAGCAGCAACAGCCGCAACGACCGGGATACCCGCGGCGGCACCGAGGCCCATGCGTTCTTCGTCGACGACCGGATCGATATCGGCAAGTGGACCCTGACCCCGGGGATCCGCTACGAGATGATCGAGTCCCAGCAGAGCAACAACCTCACCCACGTCAAATACCAGGGCGACTACAACACCGCCCTGCCGGCGCTGAATGTGCTGTATCACCTCAACGAGAGCTGGAACCTCTACGCCAACACCGAAGGCTCCTTCGGCAGCGTGCAGTACAGCCAGATGCCCAACCGCGTGGCCAGCGGCCAGGTCAAGCCGGAAAAGGCTCGCACCTGGGAACTGGGCACCCGCTATGACGATGGCACCCTGCGGGCGGAGATCGGGGCGTTCCTGATCAACTTCGACAACCAGTACGACAGCAACCAGACCAACGACACGGTGATCGCCCGGGGCGAAACCCGGCACCAGGGCATCGAGAGCAGCATCAACTACGCCCTGGACGGCCTCGATCCGGCGCTGGCCGGTTTCAATGTCTACGCCACCTATGCCTACGTCGACGCCACCATTCGTGAGGACGGCCCGAACCAGGGCAACCGCGTGCCCTTCTCGTCCAAGCACAAGGGGACACTGGGGGTGAGCTACACCGAAGGCCCATGGAAGCTCAACCTCGACAGCAGCTACCAGAGCAGCCAGTTCGCCGACAACGCCAACACGTCACGCGAAAGTGCCGACGGCAGCAACGGGCGCATCCCCGGCTACATGCTGTTCAGCACCCGGGCCGGCTACGACTTCGGCCCGCAGCTGTCGGACCTGAATGTGGCGGTGGGGGTGAAGAACATCTTCAACCACCAGTACTTCACCCGCTCCTTCGACGACAACAACAAGGGCAAGTACGTGGGTGAACCGCGCACTCTCTACGTGCAGACTTCGGTCGCGTTCTGA
- a CDS encoding FecR domain-containing protein, producing the protein MNPHLNGQPDFSNAVAEQAVHWLIEMQGGPLSPRQQAAWQQWHDAHSEHQRAWAHIQRVNQRLRGVSSPLAHAALNAPKSASRRQAMKLLLMLGAGSAAAWGLREHNPLPPLLADYRSAVGQRRTLQLSDGSQLQLNTRSAVDVRFDGQQRLIRLLEGEIMLSAGQDARPLLVQTAQGQVRPAAARINLRQFKEHSQLAVFSGTVSVTPAHYSAMPPQVAAGQQLNFTHSSWQPPRALDAGSGAWSEGMLVAAHMRLADFLDELGRYRRGQLNCDAQVADLLISGSYPLDDSERILDLLAISLPVRVRRFTRYWVTVEARA; encoded by the coding sequence ATGAATCCACACCTCAATGGCCAGCCCGACTTCAGCAACGCCGTGGCTGAACAGGCCGTGCACTGGCTGATCGAAATGCAAGGCGGCCCCTTGAGCCCGCGCCAGCAAGCGGCCTGGCAGCAATGGCACGACGCCCATAGCGAACACCAGCGAGCCTGGGCGCATATCCAACGGGTCAATCAGCGCTTGCGCGGCGTGTCCTCGCCCCTGGCCCACGCGGCCTTGAATGCACCGAAATCCGCCAGCCGGCGCCAAGCGATGAAGCTGTTGCTGATGCTCGGTGCCGGCTCGGCCGCCGCCTGGGGCCTGCGGGAACACAACCCGCTGCCGCCGCTGTTGGCGGACTACCGCAGCGCCGTGGGCCAGCGGCGCACCTTGCAACTGAGCGATGGCAGCCAGTTGCAGCTCAACACCCGCAGCGCGGTGGATGTGCGCTTCGATGGACAACAACGACTGATCCGCCTGCTGGAGGGCGAGATCATGCTCAGCGCCGGCCAGGACGCCCGGCCGCTGCTGGTACAGACCGCCCAGGGGCAGGTCCGCCCCGCTGCCGCACGAATCAACCTGCGCCAGTTCAAGGAGCACAGTCAGCTGGCGGTGTTTTCCGGAACGGTCAGCGTGACGCCGGCGCACTACAGCGCAATGCCGCCTCAGGTAGCGGCCGGACAGCAACTGAATTTCACCCACAGCAGCTGGCAGCCGCCCCGGGCCCTGGATGCCGGCAGCGGTGCCTGGAGCGAAGGCATGCTGGTGGCGGCCCATATGCGCCTGGCGGATTTCCTCGACGAGTTGGGGCGCTACCGTCGTGGCCAGTTGAACTGCGATGCCCAGGTGGCGGACCTGCTGATCTCAGGCAGTTATCCGCTGGATGACAGCGAGCGGATTCTCGACCTGCTGGCCATCAGCCTGCCGGTCAGGGTGCGGCGTTTTACCCGCTATTGGGTCACGGTTGAGGCTCGGGCCTGA
- a CDS encoding sigma-70 family RNA polymerase sigma factor: MSHCATVEGLYQAHHSWLNNWLRRRLGCPHSAADLAQDTFIRVLSARETPALIEPRAFLTTIAKRVLCNHYRRQDLERAYQEALAHMPEQLAPSEEDRAIILQTLMELDALLDGLPRPVKRAFLLCQLDGLSYGEIARELNISIATVKRHLNKAAMRCYFAL; encoded by the coding sequence TTGTCCCATTGCGCTACCGTCGAAGGCCTCTACCAGGCCCATCACAGCTGGCTGAACAACTGGTTGCGGCGTCGGCTCGGCTGCCCCCACAGCGCCGCCGACCTGGCCCAGGACACCTTTATCCGGGTGCTCAGCGCCCGGGAAACGCCGGCCCTGATCGAGCCCCGGGCGTTCCTCACCACCATCGCCAAACGCGTGCTGTGCAACCACTACCGCCGCCAGGACCTGGAGCGGGCCTACCAGGAAGCCCTGGCGCACATGCCGGAGCAACTGGCCCCCTCCGAGGAGGACCGGGCCATCATCCTGCAGACCCTGATGGAACTGGATGCCCTGCTCGACGGCCTGCCACGCCCGGTCAAGCGGGCCTTTCTGCTCTGTCAGCTCGACGGCCTGAGCTACGGCGAAATTGCCCGGGAGTTGAACATTTCCATTGCCACGGTCAAACGTCACCTGAACAAAGCCGCCATGCGTTGTTACTTCGCCCTGTGA
- a CDS encoding DUF3649 domain-containing protein, translating to MKSKAGGLPASYRLAVASRVCAAVLGGYLLAALSSVCLTLLLPGPRVDAVLSGMLLSFVFYLLAVLWCFACRSAWQAWAGVLLPSLVLALVSGSLYWAAWS from the coding sequence ATGAAAAGCAAGGCCGGCGGGCTCCCCGCTTCCTATCGTCTGGCGGTTGCCTCGCGGGTCTGCGCCGCAGTCCTGGGGGGCTACCTGCTGGCGGCGCTGTCCAGTGTCTGCCTGACCCTGCTGCTGCCTGGCCCCAGGGTCGATGCCGTGCTCAGCGGGATGCTCCTGTCCTTCGTGTTCTACCTGCTGGCGGTGCTCTGGTGCTTCGCCTGTCGCAGTGCCTGGCAGGCCTGGGCCGGGGTATTGCTGCCGAGCCTGGTGCTGGCGCTGGTGAGCGGTAGTCTCTACTGGGCGGCCTGGTCATGA
- a CDS encoding PepSY-associated TM helix domain-containing protein has translation MKEGLRQSMAWLHTWSGLLLGWLLFAIFFTGTLSYFKAEITHWMQPEAPARALNADVSLELAQRYLEQHGQGAQRWFIDLPDPRQPLLAVAWQAPSAPGERGVFTEKLLDPGTGSELHVRDTRGGEFFYRFHFQLQMPYPWGRWLSTLAAMVMFVALISGIITHKKIFKDFFTFRPRKGQRTWLDGHNALGVLVLPFHLMITYSSLVIFMSMVMPASIQVAYKGDSNAYFKDLRPASNNTPAAARAAPLTALDPLLEQALDHWPGGRVQRLVINHPGDANASVHVMRHSADRVVRDGGCTLSFNGVSGQLLQASPEQSLPKAISGSFYGLHMGLFAGPLLRWLYFACGLASTAMIGTGLVLWLGKRQLKHARSPALPFELRLVQVLNLASMAGLVLAVAGFFWANRLLPVTLAERADWEVNGFFMLWGLSLLHAVLRPERRAWVEQLSLAALLFAGIPLLDVLTSPSRADGLMVRGDWMLAGFDLTCLGSGLFLAWAARKMHRGQPAAARAPRQRPPAPDTEVN, from the coding sequence ATGAAGGAGGGGTTGCGGCAATCCATGGCCTGGCTGCACACCTGGAGCGGGCTGCTGCTGGGCTGGTTGCTGTTCGCGATTTTCTTCACCGGCACCCTGTCCTACTTCAAGGCGGAAATCACCCACTGGATGCAGCCCGAGGCGCCGGCCCGCGCCCTGAACGCCGACGTCAGTCTGGAGCTGGCCCAGCGCTACCTGGAACAGCACGGCCAGGGCGCCCAGCGCTGGTTCATCGACCTGCCGGACCCGCGCCAGCCGCTGCTGGCGGTGGCCTGGCAGGCGCCGAGCGCCCCCGGCGAGCGCGGCGTGTTCACGGAAAAGCTCCTGGACCCCGGCACCGGCAGCGAACTGCACGTGCGCGATACCCGTGGCGGCGAGTTCTTCTACCGCTTCCACTTCCAGTTGCAGATGCCCTATCCCTGGGGCCGCTGGCTCTCGACCCTGGCGGCCATGGTGATGTTCGTGGCGCTGATCAGCGGCATCATCACCCACAAGAAAATCTTCAAGGACTTCTTCACCTTCCGCCCGCGCAAGGGCCAGCGCACCTGGCTCGACGGGCACAACGCGCTGGGCGTGCTGGTGCTGCCGTTCCACTTGATGATCACCTACAGCAGCCTGGTGATCTTCATGTCCATGGTCATGCCGGCGAGCATCCAGGTGGCCTACAAGGGTGACAGCAACGCCTACTTCAAGGACCTGCGACCGGCCAGCAACAACACCCCGGCGGCCGCTCGGGCAGCGCCCCTGACCGCCCTCGACCCGCTGCTCGAACAGGCCCTGGACCATTGGCCGGGGGGCCGGGTGCAGCGGCTGGTGATCAATCACCCGGGGGATGCCAACGCTTCGGTGCACGTCATGCGCCACAGCGCCGACCGGGTGGTGCGCGATGGGGGCTGCACCCTGTCGTTCAACGGGGTCAGTGGCCAGCTGTTGCAGGCCAGCCCGGAACAATCCCTGCCCAAGGCCATCAGCGGCAGTTTCTATGGTTTGCACATGGGGCTGTTCGCCGGTCCGCTGTTGCGCTGGCTGTACTTCGCCTGTGGCCTGGCAAGCACCGCGATGATCGGCACCGGCCTGGTGCTCTGGCTCGGCAAGCGTCAGCTCAAGCACGCCAGGAGCCCGGCGCTGCCCTTCGAGCTGCGTCTGGTGCAGGTGCTGAACCTGGCCAGCATGGCCGGGCTGGTGCTGGCGGTGGCCGGGTTCTTCTGGGCCAACCGGCTGTTGCCGGTGACCCTGGCCGAACGTGCCGATTGGGAGGTCAACGGCTTCTTCATGCTGTGGGGCCTGAGCTTGCTGCATGCCGTGCTGCGGCCGGAGCGTCGTGCCTGGGTCGAGCAACTGAGCCTGGCGGCCTTGCTGTTCGCCGGCATTCCTTTGCTGGACGTCCTGACCAGCCCGAGCCGGGCCGACGGCCTCATGGTCCGCGGCGACTGGATGCTGGCGGGCTTCGACCTGACCTGCCTGGGCAGCGGCCTGTTCCTGGCCTGGGCGGCGCGCAAGATGCATCGCGGCCAGCCGGCGGCGGCCCGTGCCCCACGACAACGGCCACCGGCCCCTGACACCGAGGTGAACTGA
- a CDS encoding DUF3325 domain-containing protein yields MLLALLLCFAGFTGLCLSLDRHHAEVLGRKPTTRRRHGLRLGGWLLLGLSLAAAVLETGWSLGLVQWCAVLMASALLLVLLLPYRPRLVLSMAGASLLASPLAALAGF; encoded by the coding sequence ATGCTGCTGGCGCTGCTGCTGTGCTTTGCCGGATTCACCGGTCTGTGCCTGTCCCTGGACCGGCACCACGCTGAGGTGCTCGGGCGCAAGCCCACGACCCGGCGCCGACACGGCCTGCGCCTGGGCGGCTGGCTGTTGCTGGGCCTGTCGCTGGCGGCGGCGGTGCTCGAAACCGGCTGGAGCCTGGGCCTGGTGCAGTGGTGCGCGGTGCTGATGGCCAGCGCCCTGCTGTTGGTGTTGCTGCTGCCCTACCGCCCGCGCCTGGTGCTGTCGATGGCGGGGGCCAGTCTGTTGGCCAGCCCGCTCGCCGCCCTGGCCGGATTCTGA
- a CDS encoding RNA polymerase sigma factor, with amino-acid sequence MMSALPPEPSDLDHPDLRGSRAHFLQVFLSQRAQMEALVSRRVGCRATAADLVQDLFLRFWRRPLVQVEELSTYLLRCAGNIAIDHLRSEGARVRVSEGWLPEQQDNQGCEPQAALEAGNDLRHVEAALRSLPQRTRQIFLLNRIHGRKYAEIAKVMGLSQSAVEKHMMRALEACKASLRDPSTSRTPRNAP; translated from the coding sequence ATGATGAGCGCCCTGCCACCGGAACCCTCCGATCTGGATCACCCCGATCTGCGGGGCAGTCGCGCGCATTTTCTCCAGGTGTTCCTGTCCCAGCGGGCGCAGATGGAAGCCCTGGTCAGCCGCCGGGTCGGTTGCCGGGCCACCGCCGCGGATCTGGTGCAGGACCTGTTCCTGCGCTTCTGGCGCCGGCCGCTGGTGCAGGTCGAAGAACTCAGCACCTACCTGCTGCGCTGCGCCGGCAACATCGCCATCGATCACCTGCGCAGCGAGGGCGCGCGGGTGCGGGTCAGCGAAGGCTGGCTGCCGGAGCAACAGGACAACCAGGGCTGCGAACCCCAGGCCGCCCTGGAAGCCGGCAACGATCTGCGCCATGTCGAGGCCGCCCTGCGCAGCCTGCCGCAACGCACCCGGCAGATCTTCCTGCTCAACCGCATCCATGGGCGCAAGTACGCCGAGATCGCCAAGGTCATGGGCCTGTCCCAAAGCGCCGTGGAAAAACACATGATGCGCGCCCTCGAAGCCTGCAAGGCCAGCCTGCGGGACCCCTCGACCTCGCGCACGCCAAGGAATGCACCGTGA